In Collimonas arenae, a single genomic region encodes these proteins:
- a CDS encoding PepSY domain-containing protein, translating into MKRYLYLLHRWLGVSLCLFMALWFFSGVVMMYVGYPKLTAAERLTHLPELDAGAAAPAIISLARASQALPPDAKPSAITLTSVAGKPQYQFRIGHGIAAVDAVSGVRLTKVDAEDALRAARAFMPRAEATYQDAVTEDSWSHSRSLDPHRPLHRVHMTDGARTLLYVSSATGDVVRTATRNERLWNYAGAWLHWLYMFRGGPVDWAWTGIVVYLSLAGVVLALTGTVVGLLRWRFRGKFKSGGKTPYRASMMRWHHLSGLLFAAVTVTWIFSGLMSMNPWKIFHTGGAPINRLAYAGGELQPTQFRIEARDALAGLRGDLRTREISWHLLDGLPYLVAKDSIGRTRIVSAADRPALSSFPTQQLVAAASHLFPAAIGETELLRRYDAYYYSRDAHTMMGDATQRLPMLRVKFADPQQTWVHIDPYSGVILGQLDARQRLQRWLFSFLHSWDLPPMLASRPLWDIALIFFSVGGFVLSASGIVIAWRRCRSR; encoded by the coding sequence ATGAAACGCTACCTGTATCTGCTGCACCGCTGGCTGGGCGTGAGCTTGTGCCTGTTCATGGCGCTCTGGTTTTTCAGCGGTGTAGTGATGATGTATGTGGGCTATCCCAAGCTGACGGCGGCCGAGCGGCTGACACACTTGCCTGAACTGGATGCCGGCGCGGCTGCACCGGCCATCATTTCCCTGGCGCGTGCGTCCCAGGCTTTGCCGCCGGATGCAAAGCCATCGGCGATCACGCTCACCAGCGTAGCCGGCAAGCCGCAGTACCAGTTCCGCATCGGGCATGGCATTGCCGCCGTGGATGCCGTCAGCGGCGTCCGGTTGACCAAGGTTGATGCAGAAGACGCGTTGCGCGCCGCGCGCGCTTTTATGCCGCGGGCGGAGGCGACTTACCAGGATGCAGTGACGGAAGACAGCTGGAGCCATTCGCGGTCTTTGGATCCGCACCGGCCCTTGCATCGCGTGCACATGACCGATGGCGCCCGTACTTTGCTCTACGTGTCGTCGGCCACCGGCGATGTGGTGCGCACTGCGACCCGCAACGAACGGCTTTGGAATTATGCCGGCGCCTGGCTGCATTGGCTGTACATGTTCCGTGGCGGGCCGGTGGACTGGGCCTGGACCGGCATCGTGGTCTACCTGTCGCTGGCCGGCGTAGTGCTGGCGCTTACCGGCACTGTGGTTGGCTTGCTGCGCTGGCGCTTTCGCGGCAAGTTCAAATCGGGCGGCAAGACACCGTATCGCGCATCGATGATGCGCTGGCATCATCTCAGCGGATTGCTATTTGCGGCGGTAACGGTCACCTGGATCTTCAGCGGTCTGATGTCGATGAATCCATGGAAAATCTTCCATACCGGCGGTGCGCCGATAAACCGGCTAGCGTATGCAGGCGGCGAACTGCAGCCGACGCAATTCAGGATCGAGGCCCGGGATGCGCTGGCAGGTTTGCGGGGAGACTTGCGGACACGCGAAATCAGCTGGCATCTGCTGGACGGCCTGCCTTACCTGGTTGCAAAGGATAGTATTGGGCGCACACGGATTGTGTCGGCAGCAGACCGGCCCGCGCTTTCCTCTTTCCCGACGCAGCAGCTGGTTGCCGCCGCCAGTCATTTGTTTCCGGCCGCGATTGGTGAAACAGAATTGCTCCGGCGTTATGACGCGTACTACTACAGCCGCGATGCCCACACCATGATGGGCGACGCCACGCAACGCCTGCCGATGCTGCGCGTCAAATTCGCCGACCCGCAACAAACCTGGGTCCACATCGATCCCTACAGCGGCGTCATTCTCGGCCAGCTTGACGCACGCCAGCGTCTGCAACGCTGGCTATTCTCTTTCCTGCATAGCTGGGATCTGCCGCCGATGCTGGCCAGCCGGCCCTTGTGGGACATTGCGCTGATCTTTTTCAGCGTGGGCGGTTTTGTGTTGAGCGCAAGCGGAATCGTGATCGCCTGGCGGCGTTGCCGCAGCAGATGA
- a CDS encoding DNA-3-methyladenine glycosylase I has product MTDSASSPVVRCAWANPANPRYLAYHDEEWGQPCHDEVRLFEMLNLEGAQAGLSWETILNKRENYWRAFDGWNAKKIARYDESKVASLLADAGIVRNRLKVAAAITNAQAYLKLQAELGGLDAYLWAFVDGEPIQNQWTLLGGNPAKTPLSDRISKDLAKRGFKFVGSTIIYAYMQAIGMVNDHCVECYRHHAVQK; this is encoded by the coding sequence ATGACCGACTCTGCTTCCTCTCCCGTTGTCCGCTGTGCCTGGGCCAATCCCGCCAATCCGCGTTACCTTGCCTATCACGACGAGGAATGGGGCCAGCCTTGCCACGACGAAGTGCGCCTGTTCGAAATGCTCAACCTGGAGGGAGCGCAAGCTGGCCTTAGCTGGGAAACCATTCTCAACAAGCGCGAGAATTACTGGCGCGCGTTCGATGGCTGGAATGCCAAAAAGATCGCCCGTTACGATGAAAGCAAGGTGGCGTCTCTGCTGGCCGATGCCGGCATCGTCCGCAATCGCCTGAAAGTCGCGGCCGCCATCACCAATGCGCAAGCCTATCTGAAGCTACAGGCTGAACTGGGTGGTCTCGATGCTTATTTGTGGGCCTTTGTCGATGGCGAGCCGATCCAGAATCAATGGACATTACTGGGAGGCAATCCTGCCAAGACGCCGTTATCTGACCGGATTTCCAAGGATTTGGCCAAGCGCGGCTTCAAATTCGTCGGATCCACCATCATTTACGCTTATATGCAGGCAATCGGCATGGTCAATGACCATTGCGTCGAATGTTACAGGCACCACGCCGTACAGAAGTAA
- a CDS encoding low molecular weight protein tyrosine phosphatase family protein, protein MTRLLFVCSRNQWRSPTGEQIWRRQPDIRARSAGTSPNARKTISAADIAWADLIFVMESKHKRRIMAEFGSLLENKKIHVLDIPDEYKYMDPELVEQLTDAVACVLANDNLGQT, encoded by the coding sequence ATGACCAGATTACTCTTTGTTTGCAGCCGTAACCAATGGCGCAGCCCCACGGGAGAGCAAATATGGCGACGCCAGCCGGACATCCGGGCGCGCTCGGCAGGCACCAGCCCGAATGCGCGCAAGACAATCAGCGCCGCCGATATTGCCTGGGCCGATCTGATCTTTGTGATGGAGAGCAAGCACAAGCGCCGCATCATGGCGGAGTTTGGAAGCTTGCTTGAAAACAAAAAGATCCATGTGCTGGATATTCCCGATGAATACAAGTACATGGATCCTGAGCTGGTTGAGCAACTCACCGATGCTGTCGCCTGTGTGCTGGCAAACGACAACCTTGGACAGACGTAG
- a CDS encoding pseudouridine synthase, translated as MPKLTLDRILQSQGFGSRKYCRELIEDGEVVINGEAVTDYKSVPDTDVLVFTLFEEEWTYREHVYIVLNKPADIECSRKPSHHPGVLSILPEQFSWRDVQPVGRLDHDTTGLLLMSDDGTFIHAQSSPKRHVPKLYVATTHEPVTDELVQSLLAGVKLHDEPQTLAAISCRILGTHEIEIVLEQGKYHQVKRMLVAAGNHCTALRRTAIGGLTLDALELELGEWCYLEPEHLALLVPAQA; from the coding sequence ATGCCTAAACTGACCTTAGACCGGATCCTGCAATCGCAGGGTTTCGGCAGCCGAAAATATTGCCGTGAATTAATTGAAGACGGCGAAGTCGTCATCAACGGTGAAGCCGTGACCGACTATAAATCCGTGCCGGATACCGACGTCCTGGTGTTTACCCTGTTCGAAGAGGAATGGACTTACCGCGAACACGTCTACATTGTGCTCAACAAACCCGCTGATATCGAATGCTCGCGCAAACCCAGCCATCACCCCGGAGTACTGAGCATCTTGCCGGAACAGTTCAGCTGGCGCGACGTGCAGCCGGTGGGACGGCTTGATCACGATACGACCGGCTTGCTGCTGATGTCGGACGACGGCACCTTCATCCACGCGCAATCGTCGCCAAAACGGCACGTCCCCAAGTTATATGTGGCCACTACGCATGAGCCGGTAACTGATGAGCTGGTGCAAAGCCTGCTGGCCGGGGTGAAGTTGCACGATGAGCCGCAAACCCTGGCGGCCATCAGCTGCCGTATCCTGGGCACGCATGAAATCGAAATCGTGCTGGAGCAGGGTAAATACCATCAGGTCAAGCGCATGCTTGTCGCCGCCGGCAATCATTGCACGGCCTTGCGCCGCACCGCAATCGGCGGCCTGACGCTGGATGCGCTGGAACTGGAACTGGGTGAATGGTGCTACCTGGAGCCGGAACACCTGGCGCTACTGGTGCCAGCCCAGGCATAA